A genomic segment from Polyangium mundeleinium encodes:
- a CDS encoding trans-sulfuration enzyme family protein, with the protein MKTALPTSTDAVHAGERVDRPDHTLAPSIALTATYTFADSADLERFMRGEDPDPGRLDYGRYGNPTVREVETRIAALDGTEEALLFPSGMAALTTTILALVKAGDDVVLFRDTYRRTRQFVVKMLSRLGVSHTLLEPGDLDGLAAAIGPKTRLVITEMPTNPYLRCVDVERLAEICKKTRAKTLVDATFATPINAMFSAMGIDLVVHSATKYLGGHNDVLGGSLSGPSSLLSVVHEARDVLGAVSDPHAAMLIGRGMKTLSLRVARQNQTALAVARALEAHPAVERVYYPMLESHPDHAIAKKHLAGGGGVVSFVVRGGKDGARRVVDACKLARIAPSLGGVETLIEQPAIMSYSELGPEELVAVGIAPGLVRLAVGIEETEDVVADLVQAVDAAAGA; encoded by the coding sequence GTGAAGACCGCCCTCCCGACCAGCACGGACGCCGTTCACGCAGGCGAGCGCGTCGATCGCCCGGACCACACGCTCGCGCCCTCGATCGCGCTCACGGCGACGTACACGTTCGCCGACTCGGCCGACCTCGAACGGTTCATGCGCGGCGAGGATCCGGACCCCGGGCGGCTCGACTACGGGCGGTACGGAAACCCCACGGTGCGCGAGGTCGAGACGCGCATCGCCGCGCTCGATGGGACCGAGGAGGCGCTGCTCTTCCCGAGCGGCATGGCCGCCCTGACCACGACGATCCTCGCGCTCGTGAAAGCCGGCGACGACGTGGTGCTCTTCCGCGACACGTACCGGAGGACGCGGCAGTTCGTGGTGAAGATGCTGTCGCGGCTCGGCGTGTCGCACACGCTGCTCGAGCCTGGCGACCTCGACGGGCTCGCGGCCGCGATCGGGCCGAAGACGCGGCTCGTGATCACGGAGATGCCGACGAACCCCTACCTGCGCTGCGTGGACGTGGAGCGGCTCGCGGAGATCTGCAAGAAGACGCGGGCGAAGACGCTCGTCGACGCGACGTTCGCCACGCCCATCAATGCGATGTTCTCGGCCATGGGCATCGACCTCGTGGTGCACAGCGCGACGAAGTACCTCGGCGGGCACAACGACGTTCTCGGCGGGAGCCTGTCGGGGCCGTCGTCGCTCCTGTCCGTGGTGCACGAGGCGCGCGACGTGCTCGGGGCCGTCTCCGATCCCCACGCGGCGATGCTGATCGGGCGCGGCATGAAGACGCTGTCGCTCCGGGTCGCCCGACAAAACCAGACGGCGCTCGCGGTGGCGCGCGCCCTCGAAGCGCACCCCGCCGTGGAGCGCGTCTACTACCCGATGCTCGAATCCCACCCGGATCACGCGATCGCCAAGAAGCACCTCGCGGGCGGCGGCGGCGTCGTGTCGTTCGTGGTCCGCGGCGGCAAGGACGGGGCGCGGCGCGTGGTGGACGCGTGCAAGCTCGCGCGGATCGCGCCGAGCCTCGGCGGCGTGGAGACGCTCATCGAGCAGCCCGCGATCATGAGTTATTCGGAGCTCGGGCCGGAGGAGCTCGTCGCGGTCGGGATCGCGCCGGGGCTCGTGCGGCTCGCCGTGGGAATCGAGGAGACCGAGGACGTGGTCGCCGACCTCGTGCAGGCCGTCGACGCGGCCGCGGGCGCTTGA